In the genome of Neodiprion pinetum isolate iyNeoPine1 chromosome 2, iyNeoPine1.2, whole genome shotgun sequence, one region contains:
- the LOC124212880 gene encoding voltage-dependent anion-selective channel: MSPPTYGDLGKNARDVFGKGYHFGLIKLDVKTKTESGVEFSSGGVSNQDTGKVFGTLETKYKVKEYGLTFTENWNTDNTLGTDISLADKLLQGLTLGYSCTFSPQTGSKSGRFKTAYKQENVSVNADFDLSLSSGPLVHASAVVGYQGWLAGYQASFDSQRSKLSKNNFALGFTASDFAVHTTVNNGREFGGSIYHKVKPGLEGAINLAWNSSDNATQFGLGAKYDLDRTASVRAKLNSHLQIGLGYQQQLRDGVTLTLSSNIDGKNFGSGGHKIGFALNLEA; this comes from the exons ATGTCTCCTCCGACATATGGCGACCTAGGCAAGAATGCACGTGATGTTTTTGGCAAAGGATATCACTTTGGTCTTATCAAGTTAGATGTAAAGACAAAGACCGAGTCTGGAGTCGAGTTCTCCAGCGGTGGAGTGTCTAATCAGGATACCGGCAAAGTTTTTGGTACTCTTGAAACTAAATACAAAGTCAAGGAATATGGCCTGACCTTCACGGAGAACTGGAACACTGACAATACTCTTGGCACAGACATCAGCCTGGCAGACAAACTTCTTCAGGGATTAACGCTCGGCTACAGCTGTACTTTCTCACCTCAGACTGG AAGCAAGAGTGGCAGGTTTAAGACCGCTTATAAACAGGAGAATGTCTCGGTAAATGCCGACTTTGACCTAAGCCTTTCAAGTGGGCCGCTTGTTCATGCGTCAGCAGTCGTCGGGTACCAAG gTTGGCTGGCTGGTTACCAAGCTAGCTTTGATTCCCAGCGAAGTAAACTATCCAAGAACAATTTCGCTCTTGGATTTACTGCTTCTGATTTTGCTGTTCACACTACTGT GAATAATGGTCGTGAATTCGGAGGATCTATTTACCATAAGGTGAAGCCAGGTCTTGAGGGTGCGATTAATCTCGCTTGGAACTCTAGCGACAATGCGACCCAGTTTGGCCTCGGCGCCAAGTACGACCTTGATCGTACCGCTAGTGTGAGAGCCAAGTTGAACTCCCATCTCCAAATTGGTTTGGGATATCAGCAACAATTGCGCGATG gTGTTACTTTAACGTTGTCCTCAAACATTGACGGAAAGAACTTTGGCTCCGGTGGGCACAAGATTGGCTTCGCATTAAATCTCGAGGCTTAA